Proteins encoded in a region of the Osmerus mordax isolate fOsmMor3 chromosome 17, fOsmMor3.pri, whole genome shotgun sequence genome:
- the slc5a8 gene encoding sodium-coupled monocarboxylate transporter 1, producing MAVSPAVGSFVAEDYVVFALMLLVSAAIGVYYAIVGTGQSSSRDFLMGGRSLSAVPVSLSLTASFMSAITVLATPAEVYRYGASFGLYSLSYVLMVVVSSEVFLPVFYRLGITSTYEYLEMRFNRATRLLGTVLFILQTVLYTGIVIYAPALALNQVTGMDLWGAVISTGVVCTFYCSMGGLKAVVWTDVFQLGIMVAGFLCVIVRAVVLQGGFSAIMADSDLGGRLNLWDFDLSPLKRHTFWTITFGGAFVWTSIYGINQAQVQRYISCKSIAHAKMSLYINLVGLWAILLCSVFAGLCLYSVYKHCDPLTAGWVSAPDQLMPYLVLDILRDYPGLPGLFVAAAYSGTLSTVSSSINALAAVTVEDLVKPYIQMSDKHLSWTSKGLSFFYGALCIGMAGLASLMGGLLEAVISIFGIIGGPLLGLFTLGILCPFANSKGALTGLVSGLVLSLWVGIGAQFYPPLPEQSRPLVLTTHGCNFTTVPDGFNWTSTPTQSSLLMTPSQESPGYRPLLADSWYSLSYLYFSPIGTLTAIAVGLVVSLITGDTKSRTESKLTLTKNDMTCYCLFKLFRERATRQAGNMHPTKSEESKCGTNNPAFYNIELDY from the exons ATGGCAGTTTCTCCAGCAGTGGGCTCCTTCGTTGCAGAGGACTATGTGGTCTTTGCCCTCATGCTGCTGGTGTCAGCTGCCATCGGGGTCTACTACGCCATCGTTGGCACGGGCCAGAGCAGCTCCAGGGACTTCCTGATGGGCGGCCGCAGTCTGTCCGCTGTGCCCGTGTCTCTGTCCCTGACTGCCAGCTTCATGTCTGCCATCACGGTGCTGGCCACCCCAGCCGAGGTGTACCGCTATGGGGCAAGCTTCGGCCTCTACAGCCTCTCCTACGTCCTCATGGTGGTGGTCAGCTCTGAGGTCTTCCTGCCAGTCTTCTACAGGCTGGGCATTACCAGCACATATGAG TACCTGGAGATGCGCTTCAACAGAGCCACTCGTCTGCTGGGTACTGTCCTGTTCATTCTTCAGACT gTGCTCTACACTGGGATAGTCATCTATGCCCCAGCGCTGGCTCTGAACCAAG TCACTGGTATGGATCTTTGGGGCGCTGTCATTTCTACAGGAGTGGTCTGCACGTTCTACTGTTCCATG GGGGGTCTCAAGGCAGTGGTGTGGACGGATGTGTTCCAGTTGGGCATCATGGTGGCAGGCTTCCTGTGTGTCATCGTCAGGGCTGTGGTTCTTCAAGGAGGCTTCTCTGCCATCATGGCAGACTCAGACCTGGGAGGACGACTCAACCTCTGGGA tTTTGATCTGAGTCCTCTGAAGAGGCATACCTTCTGGACCATCACGTTTGGAGGGGCGTTCGTCTGGACCAGCATCTATGGGATCAACCAGGCCCAGGTGCAGAGATACATCTCCTGCAAGTCCATCGCCCATGCCAAAAT GTCCCTGTATATCAACCTGGTGGGACTTTGGGCCATTCTGCTGTGCTCTGTGTTTGCGGGGCTGTGTTTGTACTCTGTCTATAAGCACTGTGACCCCTTGACAGCCGGCTGGGTGTCTGCCCCAGATCAG TTGATGCCCTATTTGGTGCTGGACATTCTGAGAGACTACcctggcctgccaggcctgttTGTGGCTGCAGCCTACAGTGGGACTTTAAG CACGGTGTCCTCCAGCATCAACGCCCTGGCAGCTGTTACTGTGGAGGATCTGGTTAAACCATACATCCAGATGTCAGATAAACATCTGTCCTGGACCTCTAAAGGCCTCA GCTTCTTCTATGGGGCTCTATGCATTGGTATGGCTGGTCTTGCCTCACTAATGGGAGGACTGCTTGAG GCTGTCATCAGCATCTTTGGGATCATTGGAGGTCCTCTTCTAGGCCTCTTCACTCTGGGCATCCTCTGTCCATTTGCCAACTCCAAA GGAGCCCTGACTGGGCTGGTTTCCGGTTTGGTTCTGTCTCTGTGGGTGGGAATTGGGGCCCAGTtctaccctcctcttcctgaacAGAGCCGTCCTTTAGTTCTAACCACACACGGCTGTAACTTCACAACCGTTCCGGACGGATTTAACTGGACTTCAACACCAACACAATCAAGCCTCCTCATGACACCGTCACAGGAGAGCCCTGGATACAG GCCTCTCCTGGCAGACAGCTGGTACTCGCTGTCCTATCTCTACTTCAGCCCCATAGGGACTCTGACAGCCATAGCTGTTGGACTTGTGGTCAGCCTCATCACAG gTGACACGAAGTCTCGAACGGAATCCAAACTGACTTTAACAAAAAATGATATGACATGCTACTGCTTATTCAAACTCTTCCGAGAGAGG GCCACGAGACAAGCTGGCAACATGCACCCCACCAAAAGTGAAGAGAGTAAATGTGGCACCAACAATCCTGCCTTCTATAACATCGAGTTGGACTACTAA
- the lyrm5a gene encoding LYR motif-containing protein 5A, producing MANPLRGEVIKLYKNLLYLGREYPKGSVYFRERLKNAFMKNKDVTDPEKIRKLVDRGEFVIKELEALYFLRKYRAMKQRYYEPEH from the exons ATGGCCAACCCTTTGCGGGGTGAAGTTATCAAACTTTACAAGAAC cttcTATATCTGGGGAGAGAATATCCCAAAGGATCCGTGTACTTCAGAGAGCGCCTGAAGAATGCCTTCATGAAGAACAAGGATGTGACAGATCCTGAGAAGATCAGGAAGCTGGTGGACCGTGGCGAGTTTGTCATCAAGGAACTGGAGGCTTTGTATTTTTTGAGAAAGTACAGGGCCATGAAACAAAGATACTATGAGCCTGAACACTAA
- the dnai7 gene encoding dynein axonemal intermediate chain 7, whose protein sequence is MERREREREEQEEQQRLEQKDSERRDDELNELRHLLEENHTAVTKQETDSREKAKWDRYMLCDGSPDPAVQQEINTFINLWIEDQEIQIEKVLKCCDLALRLTEELDALLGDHPNLAEAQRYQETLLSLQNLIHAKHLLTTEEILKWAKAHSDIETGNMQTVVQGNNTTLCLWANLNKNPRFKGYHFEEVNIGFELPKQLAVSDIAVRILHTHYDHLSPLARQARLRAQTPSSRSLVGGEERQETPVVEEGETGAEGEGRESAHHGGGTEDEVQSVRGSEGRKSAVSVLSVKEDRKSTMKTGSVEGEVEIQMEGAIPAGEGDSSPTPVELVIDSSDRDCGVDLQQYTPLGGVFYCNVFCLPPQAQQLNDWEMRKILETGLLEFQYPTEHVQIQGSGSATSRMEDSTLHTSPPVGLTITLPDSVLFLEDPQVACWDPHGQHWTTDSISEVSYDAAERRISFKMESFCPVTLLQDTYANMPFQGWELRPLDRDSAQLTITGALIEVSIIVKGNQCMLQSEQDTGLNHILGVWKSFSDLQKAMVNAGVNVFVNEHSDKYVSISAKDPLMEHAVYEQMALMSSTFAFSWSQWNAQCGQDHLVLQVCEHLGAGPVEEEAWSVYLLGAQRSQRLRIKESSEAFSTELHPGSEFHSTFLHMLREYTSPAGLDRTRKSHYQFVDTVQQLLCAARPLTYS, encoded by the exons atggagaggcgggagagagagcgggaggagcaggaggagcagcagagactGGAGCAGAAG GATTCTGAACGGAGAGATGACGAGCTGAATGAACTGCGCCATCTACTGGAGGAGAACCACACTGCAGTCACTAAACAGGAAACGGACTCCAGAGAGAAAGCTAAA TGGGACAGGTACATGCTCTGTGATGGCAGCCCAGATCCAGCAGTCCAGCAGGAGATCAACACCTTCATCAACCTGTGGATAGAAGACCAAGAAATCCAGATCGAAAAGGTTTTGAAGTGCTGTGACCTCGCTCTCAGG CTGACTGAGGAGCTGGACGCTCTCCTGGGAGACCATCCCAACCTCGCGGAGGCCCAGAGGTACCAGGagaccctgctctccctccagaaCCTCATCCACGCcaaacacctcctcaccacggAGGAGATACTTAAG TGGGCTAAGGCTCACTCTGACATTGAGACAGGAAACATGCAGACTGTTGTCCAGGGGAACAACACCACTCTGTGTCTGTGGGCCAATCTCAACAAGAACCCAAG GTTTAAAGGGTACCACTTTGAGGAAGTGAACATAGGCTTTGAGCTGCCTAAGCAGCTGGCTGTGAGCGACATCGCTGTGAGGATCCTGCACACCCACTACGACCACCTGTCTCCCCTGGCCCGGCAAGCCCGCCTGAGGGCCCAGACCCCCAGCTCCAGGTCcctggtgggaggggaggagcgccAAGAGACCCCAGtcgtggaagagggagagacaggggcggagggggaggggagggagagtgcccaccatggaggagggacagaggacgAGGTGCAGTCTGTCAGAGGATCGGAGGGAAGGAAG aGTGCGGTGAGTGTGCTCTCTgtgaaggaggacaggaagagtacTATGAAAACAGGGAGCgtggaaggagaggtggagatacAGATGGAGGGAGCTATCCCAG CAGGAGAGGGTGACTCCAGCCCCACACCTGTGGAGCTTGTGATTGACAGCTCTGACAGGGATTGTGGGGTGGACCTGCAGCAGTACACGCCCCTGGGGGGGGTGTTCTACTGCAACGTGTTCTGCCTCCCGCCCCAAGCCCAGCAGCTGAACGACTGGGAGATGAGAAAG ATTTTGGAGACGGGCTTGCTGGAGTTCCAGTACCCCACGGAGCACGTCCAGATCCAGGGCTCCGGCTCAGCCACCAGCAGGATGGAGGACAGCACGCTTCACACCAGCCCCCCCGTGGGGCTGACCATCACCCTGCCGGACTCCGTCCTCTTCCTGGAAGACCCCCAAGTGGCTTGCTGGGACCCCCATG GTCAGCACTGGACCACGGACAGCATTAGTGAGGTGTCGTACGACGCCGCAGAGAGGAGGATCTCCTTCAAGATGGAGTCGTTCTGCCCCGTCACCCTGCTGCAGGACACGTACGCCAACATGCCCTTCCAGGGCTGGGAGCTGCGGCCACTGGACCGGGACTCCGCCCAGCTCACCATCACCGGAGCCCTCATTGAAGTCAGCATCATCGTCAag GGCAACCAGTGTATGCTGCAGTCAGAGCAGGACACAGGCCTGAATCATATCCTGGGTGTATGGAAGAGTTTCTCAGACCTGCAGAAAGCCATGGTCAACGCCGGGGTCAACGTGTTCGTCAACGAGCACTCTGACAAGTACGTCAGCATCAGCGCAAAG GACCCCCTGATGGAGCATGCTGTGTACGAGCAGATGGCTCTGATGTCCTCCACCTTCGCTTTCTCCTGGAGCCAGTGGAACGCACAGTGTGGACAGGACCATCTGGTCCTGCAG gtgtgtgaGCACCTGGGAGCTGGCCCCGTGGAGGAGGAAGCATGGAGTGTGTATCTGCTGGGGGCCCAGAGGAGCCAGAGGCTGAGGATAAAGGAAAGTAGTGAGGCCTTCTCCACAGAGCTCCACCCCGGCAGCGAGTTCCACTCCACCTTCCTGCACATGCTCAGAGAATACACCAGCCCTGCAGGCCTGGACAGAACCAGGAAGTCCCACTACCAGTTTGTCGACACCGTGCAGCAGCTGCTGTGTGCAGCACGACCACTCACCTACTCATGA